In Primulina huaijiensis isolate GDHJ02 chromosome 4, ASM1229523v2, whole genome shotgun sequence, a genomic segment contains:
- the LOC140975039 gene encoding uncharacterized protein encodes MTNKIFQKTLQNLKYVLLQRHEKQPETPLLNPIFPSEPTKGDELRSCKKNSRNAADQKGFKGSKDEKKTITYSVVKQEETGFLAVHALARKMNDLELMDVNDDEDHVSDLEEVFHFYYLITCPAYLDIVDRFFMDMYSEFIVPHLSKSVNSSMRELGSGSVHGSMRKLGGLASAHSSMRSLGPLKL; translated from the coding sequence ATGACCAACAAAATCTTCCAAAAAAcactccaaaatctcaaatatgTTCTATTACAGAGGCACGAAAAGCAACCTGAAACTCCTCTCCTGAATCCCATTTTTCCTAGTGAGCCAACAAAAGGAGATGAGCTACGTAGCTGTAAAAAGAACTCCAGGAATGCAGCAGATCAAAAGGGATTCAAGGGTTCAAAAGATGAGAAGAAGACAATCACATACTCTGTAGTGAAACAAGAAGAAACTGGTTTCTTGGCCGTGCACGCGTTAGCTCGAAAAATGAACGATTTGGAATTGATGGACGTGAATGATGATGAGGACCATGTATCGGATTTGGAAGAAGTTTTTCACTTTTATTATCTCATTACATGTCCGGCTTATCTTGATATTGTTGATAGGTTTTTCATGGATATGTATTCGGAATTCATAGTTCCCCACCTGTCGAAAAGTGTCAATAGTTCGATGAGGGAGCTGGGATCAGGCAGCGTTCACGGTTCAATGAGGAAACTTGGAGGATTAGCCAGCGCGCACAGTTCAATGAGGAGTCTAGGCCCTCTAAAGCTGTAG
- the LOC140974830 gene encoding large ribosomal subunit protein eL37x-like has protein sequence MGKGTGSFGKRRNKTHTLCVRCGRRSFHLQKSRCSACAYPAARKRTYNWSVKAIRRKTTGTGRMRYLRHVPRRFKTNFREGTEAAPRKKAAAAASA, from the exons ATG GGTAAGGGGACGGGGAGCTTTGGGAAGAGGAGAAACAAAACCCACACACTGTGCGTGAGGTGTGGCCGCCGCAGCTTCCACCTCCAGAAGAGCCGATGTTCCGCCTGTGCTTATCCTGCCGCTCGCAAGAGAACAT ATAACTGGAGTGTGAAGGCGATTCGTAGAAAGACTACTGGAACTGGACGGATGAGGTATCTCCGCCATGTACCCCGCAGATTCAAGACCAACTTTAGAGAAG GTACTGAAGCTGCACCAAGGAAGaaggcagcagcagcagcatctgCTTGA